The sequence below is a genomic window from Schistocerca nitens isolate TAMUIC-IGC-003100 chromosome 4, iqSchNite1.1, whole genome shotgun sequence.
aattaaCAAATAGGTACTGGCttacaattgtaaaacaacaatggaacactaaaaaaataatgttatctgTGATTAGCGCACTTTGTACAAAGGCGTGCCTGCCCAAGGATTAATTATGTATCGAGTAGTATATGCTAGGAAGTGTTGATTCCAGTGACAAATCTGGTATGTTAAGCgtatactttgttcactaaacaacTGTGTGGAACTGTACTGAATGCCTCCTGGAAGTCAAGGAGCATGTCACCAACCTGATACCTTTGTCTTTGACACTCTGTTCCACATGATCTCTGCTAACAACGGCtatgtttatttttaaaactgagaTTTTTATTTTCCAAATATGTCTTAATATGCATGTTCCATAATACTAAAAACTAGCATCAAAGTGGTTGTTGAACTgttgggttggtgcataatttcgtagtgttttacgatcagtttaataaacacaacagatacacatggcAGAGACTTTAGTCACCATCACTATTTTCAACAGTATGCTAATGCTGGGATAACTTTTTGATTCTACGACTGTATAAATCATATGTTTTGAGGTGAAAccatgtttggagtgcattttcatccaggaGGTAAGTTTCTTAAAGGCCggtcgatagagagtggaaaagatgAAAACCTGACGACACAAGATCAGGTTAACAAGGTGGGTATGGGAAGACTTGCCAACTTAACtcatgtacagtgttttttgtcagtctatcagaatgtaggcaggtgttatcgtggagtagcaccacttcatCCAGTCTTCCTGATTGTTGCTCTTGGAGTGTGTCTGCAAAATGTCTCaggtgttgacaataaatgtcagcagtgatggttacagcttGTGGAAGCAATTCGTGGCAACCACACCATAGTTGTTCCACCAGAtgaataacattatcttttgtggatgtgcacaggtctttgtaccgggagttgctgctttgtttgggctcaaccattcttttcttttcctaagttagcataaggacaccatttctcatcaacaGTGACAATGCAGGATACAAATGTttggtgttgttcacaagccaattggcaacaagcaagcagaggtgcacatatgcCCACcagttgatttttgtgattttggcttagacccATAAATCCGattctgaaccttccccattgtatgCAAATATTGCACaagggtggaatgatcacagttcatcacagttgccagttctcgagtaaactgacattgtggattaatgcatttaaactatTTCCATCAAAACATGAAGCTCTTCCTAAATGTGTAAAGTCATTATTGTCAAAAAGGTCCTCCTTAAAAGGAGAAAACCACTTTCTTGCCATGCCCTGtcaaatggcattatccccatacatgatgcaaatgtttctggctactttcactgttgtcacccctctacagaactcaaacacaagaatatgtcagaaatattCTAATTATCCCACTTGGCACTCCCATTTTCTAGCACCCACAACTCCACTTAGCACTCCGTTTTCTAGCGCCCACAATTCCAacactatcttcaaatgacaatacataaactcaaatagcaacagtgaactacaaataaacaatGACAATCAATAAACAAACCTAAAGCAACCGGAATACAacaggcaaaacaaaaatgctacaaacttgtaGACCAACCTAATATAGGAGCATCCTTTTCTGTTCATTTTAAGACTTTCAGATGCAGGGCAGTTCACTAATAGATGAACGTGTTAAGTAACCAGAAGAGAGAGAAATCGGATTACACAGCTACAACATGAAGAGAAGAGAGAGATTATCACCAGTTTTCTGGGGTAGTCTGATGTGAAATGGACAAATTGTAAAGAACCAAACTGTAGCAATATTACATAAATTATAATGCTTACTTACCTGCATGAGTTCTAAAGTCAATTCATCACATCTAACGTCTCTTTGGTGTAACATATATAATGCAACATCCAATTCATTTTGCTTGCCTTCAGCCATTTCCTGAGCAATATTATCATTGCTTATCTGTGCCATatctgaaacatctgaagcagtttCTGCCTGTTGTAACCTGAAGCTCTGATATTCCAGTTCATGAAGAGCAACCTTCTGCTCTAGTTCAGCAACTTTTTGCTCCAGATGAGAAACTTTCAGCAATTCTGCATGGAGTTTTTCAGTAAGGTGGCCGATTTTTTCATCCTTGTCagcaatttttatttttagattttttataTCCTCTTCCTTCACACAAAGTAATTCATTTGAAGTCCTCTCTTTTTCAGCCAGCACAATTCTTAAATTCTGTATGTCCTCATCTTTAGCAAATATCAAGCTTTCCATTTGTCTCTCTGTTTCATAAATTCTTTGTCTCTCATTTTCCACATCCTGATTCTTTTCATACAAGCACTCTTCAAATTTCTGCTCTTTTTctagtaattttgtttgtaattccATTATATCATTCTCTTTAGCTGCAATTACTTCCTCAAGCTGTTTATGAGAAAGGTGCAATGAGGTTCCTTCCTCCTTTTGCAACAATGTTTGCAACTGAcaaatttcttgtttcttttctgcaAGCATTTCTTCATAGTCCTGAATTACTTTAGCCATTTGAGTCTTCACTTTGGTAACATTCTCTGTATCTGAAGTCTGCTGGATACTTGTCTCCAGGTTTTTCATGTCTCTTTCCTGTAGTATTTCATTTTGTTTCTGAAGCTCATTTCTAAGTCTTTCGATTTCAATGTTCAAATCCTTTTccgaaataaagtgtttatttctgtCACTCTCAAGCAGTAACTGGAAAGCTTCAAGTTCAGAAGTTTTTTCATTTAAGGCTGTAGCCAGAGTCTCTACTTTATTCTCCAGCTCTTGCAATGTCATATAGGTGCAAAGTGTCTGTGTAAGGATAGATTTTTTCAGATAAGTGCTTTCCGTTTCAGTTTCTTTCTCcaatttaacaacttgtttatcGTCTTTAGTGCCTGAATTTGTAGAAAGATTTTCGATGTCGGTTTTCCTTTCTATTATTTGCAATGACAATTTTTCATTTAGGGATACATTTTCAGTTTTCAGGAAATCTAAAGTAGTATTTAGACTCTGAATATGTTCCTGTAAGCTGCACAGCTCATGTCTTAAAGCAGAACACTCATTTGATAAACCTAGATTTTGTTCTTCCAGTTGTTCCTTTTGGATAGTTAGCTCCTGTATTTTACCATTATTTTCTTCTGCAATTGCTTTAAAATCCTCCTTTTCCCTGCAATGCACATTTAAGTCtgaaacaattttctgattttcatCAATTagcataatattttctttttctagCTTACTGAGCTTTTGCAAGCATTGTTTGTACTCATTCTCAATAGTAATATACTTCTGGATATCTGCTGACATTCTATTTAGGTCAGTACAAGCTTTGTCATATTGCTCTTTCACCTTCTCATAGTCTAGTTTCAGTTCTTCAATTTCAGCATTCTGATCACCAACAgatacattatttctacagacattCTCAATCTGTAGCCTCAAGTTTCTTTGCTCTTCCAAGAGCATTTGCAGATTCTCATTATCAGCAGCCAGAGCTGCAATTTGCTGCTCCAGCTCATCGATTTTAGAATTGTCTGATATTTCCAATTGCTTTTCTCTTAAGCTCTCATTATCTACAAAAGCTTCTCGTGCTGACTTTTCTTCTATTAACTCTGAAATCTTCCAATGGAGACCTTCAATTTCATTGCTGAGTTCTCGGTTTTTGCGTTCTCTCATTTCAACTTCTATGTCTTGCTTTTCTTTCATTTCAAGAAACCTTTCATTTGCTGAAGTTAACACATCAATTTGCTTCAAAAGTGACTCCTTTTCCACCTTTGTTGCTTCTCTTTCATTCTTGTACTCTTTCAGTTCTTTTTCTAGGGTGTCAATCTGAATTTTAAGCTCTTCTTCGATTGCAGAGTCCAAGTTGCAGAATCCATCAGCTGTCTTTAAAGCTAATTCTTGATTTTCTCTCATCAAATTCTCATTTTTAAGTTTGAAATCTTTCAGTTTTTTGAGGAGCTTGCCATTTCTTATTTGAGCTGCCTGCAATTCTTCTGATAATTTTGTCTTTTCACTTTCTAGTTCTCTTACTTGTTTTTCCAAATCTGCAACATGCGTCTTCATAAAAGTATTTGCATCAACAGCAGAGAAAGTTTCTTGTTGCTTCTGCATGTGCTCCTCTTCAAGCCTTGCTTCATTTGCACTCCATCCCcagccatcatcatcatctactgttTCTATTGTGTCCGTAGGTTCTAAAGGAGAGTAATGCAAGCCAAAAACAAAAGACTTTCTCTGGCAAGTTTCAATTGCTTCCTCAGGCATACCATCAATTTCTAATGGCTCTGGTACATTGGACAGTCTCTGGTTCATGTCACTACTGTCTAATGCTGCTGCTGAGAAAGAATGTTCTGCAGCCAATGATGAGTTTACATTTAACTCGATTTTCTCTAAGGCTTTATTTCTCTCAGTTTTAATTACTTCTAGTTCTATTTCCAGTTTCTTTAGTTTATCTGTTAAAAGTCTGTATTCTTCCCCTGTAGGTCTAGGTTCATCTACCAGCTGCTGACCAGTGAAAGCACTTGGATTCTGCAAATTCGGCAGATGCTCAGTCTCTTTCATGTTAACACATTCAACAGCTTTGTTAATAATTTCAGAGACTTCACTTTCAGCTGTAGATTTGATGAGTTCTTGATAAATTTTATATCTTTCTTGTTTCAAATCTGATATGCATTGTTGATAGCTAACGCACAAATCCTTGAACTGCAATAGCTCTTCAACAGAATTTGAGGACTGCTGAAGTTTTGCTTCTTTATCTTTTACTTCATTTTCTAGAAGACCCACCTTACACTTCATTTCCTCTATATGCTCTTGTGATTTTAGAAGGTCTGACTTAAGTATGTCAATCTCTTCATTTAATTCTGAAACACTTTTGCTCATATCGTCACTTCTTGCTTCCTGGAAAGAAGGACTGCTTGTATTTTTATTCACTGATGAAAATGCATCTCCGCAGACCTCAGGCGAAGGCACACCTTCGTTTGATCCAAACTGCAACTGAAGCAACCTTTGTTGATAAGTATGTAATTCATTATCTTTTTGTGACAATAAGGTTTTCAATTTGTCAATCTCAGCAGACAAGTTTTTAATGTATTCCTCTTTACAAAGTTTGGAATCATTGTATTTTTCATCATCTGTGACTACTGGGTCAGTTTCTTGTTGTATCTTCTGGTGATCAGTGAAAAGTTGACTAACTGTCGATCTTTCACTTGGCTGgttgtctgcagaagaattaaatttTCTTTCTTCCTCTAATTCACTTATCCGTGAACTGGCAAGTCTAAGATTCTCATTTAAAGACTCAATTTCATCCTCAAGTGTTACCTTGACATCATTCAGCTTTTCGAGCTGTTCGTTAATATAGCGTTTTTCATTTTCTGATATTTCTAACTGATGACTTAAGCTCTTTAAGTCAGATTCCAAAGTTTCTCTGTGAATATTTTCCTGTTCACTTCTTGCTTTCAGATTGTGTGCATACTCTGTGGCTGACTGTTTGAGTTCAATTTCCAAGGACTCGATTTTCTCAAGAGCAGCAGTATATGAGACCTCAAATGAAGACAGTCTTTCCACATCTTTCTGCAAGCTCTTTGTGGTCATTTCTGCTGacagtaaatatttctgtaaggactcattttcatctttcatttcacATATTCTCCTACTGAGATCTCCATTTTCCTCTTCTGTCTCATACAAACGTTTCTTGAATGTTTCTACACTTCTCATGAGGTTAGATATTTGTGCTTCCAAAATTTCCTCACTTTCTtcaacttcttctttcttcctgTCAGCTTCCATCAACATATCTCTtaatgtttcaaattttacttctaACGATCTACGCCTTTCTTCCATATTGCAAAGACCTTCCTCCAAATGTGCAGCTCTTTCTCTACTCTTTGTCAGTTCCTGTTCTAGTGCCTCTAAATAAGCTTCCCGTTCTTGCAGCTTTGCTTCCATTGCAGAAGAAGTCATTCGATAATTCTCAGAcatactgcttatctgctcttcaaGATCAGCAATTCTTGCATTTTTCTGTGCAGCTGACTCCTCCAAACTTGACAATCTTTCAAGTTGCAGCTGAAGATCTGATAATTTTGCATCCTTCTCCACATTTACTTTTATAAGAGTCTCCACTTCATTAGATTTTTTTGTGGCATCAGTTTCCATAAGTGATAATTTACCATGGAGCTCTACCAATTCATTTTCAAGCTCTACCCGTTTcatcaatatatttttattttcttccgtTAATTCATTTTTGAGTATATCTTTAGCAGTAAGTTCTTCTTGCAATTTATTGATGTCTTTCATAAGACTATTGatcttttcttctctttccttcatTTCTGCACTCATTTCCTGCATGATACAGCTTGTATTATTCCTCTCCTCAGATACCAGCTGAAGTTGCTGCTGTAGTTCTGCACATGTCTGAGTAAGATTAGAAATTTCATTCTCAAGTTCACTGCATTTGTGACTATATTTCCTCAGGTCATCATCCTTTTCCTGTAA
It includes:
- the LOC126253197 gene encoding centromere-associated protein E-like isoform X3 produces the protein MWWSESSDPPGDQTQAPAQNMEVKELQDQFEQQQTLIAQLKEMLRKNEQQLVTKEKEVEEYATKLSGIKSRVSKRGRAKAEKTEATVSESVPDAVQQDVATADAKDEELKSIGKRKVQRGNLILLRKQLEENRIKCEQRNKEVTKNKRGIEEMVEHLRSQLEEREQTIQELKGEFNTRLLAAASLTHTVPTAEVTQSFEIPEGMSPEHQIQELHSQISLRDNRITELNGKIIELENTIIDLQENLKEKDSVIEARTKAITLMSEDLSRKSKATLDTLDETREEMRIMQQNFVALEANMKREKEDLNKQLEAKNKRLQQMEDRNKMLESTRFELSTRNAELQEKVVLLQSELQKQSEENHLTDNVRALEEALEEANNEISSLKSVIHENKIQQSNEDIELLHQRIAELEEDKGNLQLHLVDFDDLKGSEDLWKQKVIELEDRVKQQNLDLDSHLHALSLIESEKLDLIQALQEKSHATNSLEAKVADLQQIISETENCKVTAELKAVELEEQVDMLLKQKDDLASELENMKTALVQFHNQPLKNDEQFSNQFHEKHEKWDVQELSEKEEKDSSNLEISLKPLESELEHARKTIAEQREIISELNEKLRQREEEMELQLEIISKLENLGDQVQEREESNDDGNKISEIVKELGEMAGDLNEWKKRCSEVEDRLEQLGNEKVQLERHLEDVINENQVISTQLRFQKEISEELEAKLSEQYRILATRDEAINKLKDKVKEQQKALESKDVALLDVSQKLQELEQEVDKQHQELAAELMCRTQELEKVNSEYLELKLAFNDKEQELNSLNIRMQNLSVQVDYVINRIGLGSIDVNNSICGKLEVALSVIGEKCVGLISENQMLIGTTEQNNTALKEMSEKLSYMEKVAAEFEENFEIQKKKDDELSNVKEDLARKLDELSNKDKTISELEQKITEQISKNKKLAKCLKAKAVVVRNYEEKEKLWEAANQSKEQEAAIGKSLQENISAQQESEILSLHKQLQEKDDDLRKYSHKCSELENEISNLTQTCAELQQQLQLVSEERNNTSCIMQEMSAEMKEREEKINSLMKDINKLQEELTAKDILKNELTEENKNILMKRVELENELVELHGKLSLMETDATKKSNEVETLIKVNVEKDAKLSDLQLQLERLSSLEESAAQKNARIADLEEQISSMSENYRMTSSAMEAKLQEREAYLEALEQELTKSRERAAHLEEGLCNMEERRRSLEVKFETLRDMLMEADRKKEEVEESEEILEAQISNLMRSVETFKKRLYETEEENGDLSRRICEMKDENESLQKYLLSAEMTTKSLQKDVERLSSFEVSYTAALEKIESLEIELKQSATEYAHNLKARSEQENIHRETLESDLKSLSHQLEISENEKRYINEQLEKLNDVKVTLEDEIESLNENLRLASSRISELEEERKFNSSADNQPSERSTVSQLFTDHQKIQQETDPVVTDDEKYNDSKLCKEEYIKNLSAEIDKLKTLLSQKDNELHTYQQRLLQLQFGSNEGVPSPEVCGDAFSSVNKNTSSPSFQEARSDDMSKSVSELNEEIDILKSDLLKSQEHIEEMKCKVGLLENEVKDKEAKLQQSSNSVEELLQFKDLCVSYQQCISDLKQERYKIYQELIKSTAESEVSEIINKAVECVNMKETEHLPNLQNPSAFTGQQLVDEPRPTGEEYRLLTDKLKKLEIELEVIKTERNKALEKIELNVNSSLAAEHSFSAAALDSSDMNQRLSNVPEPLEIDGMPEEAIETCQRKSFVFGLHYSPLEPTDTIETVDDDDGWGWSANEARLEEEHMQKQQETFSAVDANTFMKTHVADLEKQVRELESEKTKLSEELQAAQIRNGKLLKKLKDFKLKNENLMRENQELALKTADGFCNLDSAIEEELKIQIDTLEKELKEYKNEREATKVEKESLLKQIDVLTSANERFLEMKEKQDIEVEMRERKNRELSNEIEGLHWKISELIEEKSAREAFVDNESLREKQLEISDNSKIDELEQQIAALAADNENLQMLLEEQRNLRLQIENVCRNNVSVGDQNAEIEELKLDYEKVKEQYDKACTDLNRMSADIQKYITIENEYKQCLQKLSKLEKENIMLIDENQKIVSDLNVHCREKEDFKAIAEENNGKIQELTIQKEQLEEQNLGLSNECSALRHELCSLQEHIQSLNTTLDFLKTENVSLNEKLSLQIIERKTDIENLSTNSGTKDDKQVVKLEKETETESTYLKKSILTQTLCTYMTLQELENKVETLATALNEKTSELEAFQLLLESDRNKHFISEKDLNIEIERLRNELQKQNEILQERDMKNLETSIQQTSDTENVTKVKTQMAKVIQDYEEMLAEKKQEICQLQTLLQKEEGTSLHLSHKQLEEVIAAKENDIMELQTKLLEKEQKFEECLYEKNQDVENERQRIYETERQMESLIFAKDEDIQNLRIVLAEKERTSNELLCVKEEDIKNLKIKIADKDEKIGHLTEKLHAELLKVSHLEQKVAELEQKVALHELEYQSFRLQQAETASDVSDMAQISNDNIAQEMAEGKQNELDVALYMLHQRDVRCDELTLELMQLCNPISLSSGYLTRSSISELPCI
- the LOC126253197 gene encoding protein lava lamp-like isoform X2: MWWSESSDPPGDQTQAPAQNMEVKELQDQFEQQQTLIAQLKEMLRKNEQQLVTKEKEVEEYATKLSGIKSRVSKRGRAKAEKTEATVSESVPDAVQQDVATADAKDEELKSIGKRKVQRGNLILLRKQLEENRIKCEQRNKEVTKNKRGIEEMVEHLRSQLEEREQTIQELKGEFNTRLLAAASLTHTVPTAEVTQSFEIPEGMSPEHQIQELHSQISLRDNRITELNGKIIELENTIIDLQENLKEKDSVIEARTKAITLMSEDLSRKSKATLDTLDETREEMRIMQQNFVALEANMKREKEDLNKQLEAKNKRLQQMEDRNKMLESTRFELSTRNAELQEKVVLLQSELQKQSEENHLTDNVRALEEALEEANNEISSLKSVIHENKIQQSNEDIELLHQRIAELEEDKGSEDLWKQKVIELEDRVKQQNLDLDSHLHALSLIESEKLDLIQALQEKSHATNSLEAKVADLQQIISETENCKVTAELKAVELEEQVDMLLKQKDDLASELENMKTALVQFHNQPLKNDEQFSNQFHEKHEKWDVQELSEKEEKDSSNLEISLKPLESELEHARKTIAEQREIISELNEKLRQREEEMELQLEIISKLENLGDQVQEREESNDDGNKISEIVKELGEMAGDLNEWKKRCSEVEDRLEQLGNEKVQLERHLEDVINENQVISTQLRFQKEISEELEAKLSEQYRILATRDEAINKLKDKVKEQQKALESKDVALLDVSQKLQELEQEVDKQHQELAAELMCRTQELEKVNSEYLELKLAFNDKEQELNSLNIRMQNLSVQVDYVINRIGLGSIDVNNSICGKLEVALSVIGEKCVGLISENQMLIGTTEQNNTALKEMSEKLSYMEKVAAEFEENFEIQKKKDDELSNVKEDLARKLDELSNKDKTISELEQKITEQISKNKKLAKCLKAKAVVVRNYEEKEKLWEAANQSKEQEAAIGKSLQENISAQQESEILSLHKQLQEKDDDLRKYSHKCSELENEISNLTQTCAELQQQLQLVSEERNNTSCIMQEMSAEMKEREEKINSLMKDINKLQEELTAKDILKNELTEENKNILMKRVELENELVELHGKLSLMETDATKKSNEVETLIKVNVEKDAKLSDLQLQLERLSSLEESAAQKNARIADLEEQISSMSENYRMTSSAMEAKLQEREAYLEALEQELTKSRERAAHLEEGLCNMEERRRSLEVKFETLRDMLMEADRKKEEVEESEEILEAQISNLMRSVETFKKRLYETEEENGDLSRRICEMKDENESLQKYLLSAEMTTKSLQKDVERLSSFEVSYTAALEKIESLEIELKQSATEYAHNLKARSEQENIHRETLESDLKSLSHQLEISENEKRYINEQLEKLNDVKVTLEDEIESLNENLRLASSRISELEEERKFNSSADNQPSERSTVSQLFTDHQKIQQETDPVVTDDEKYNDSKLCKEEYIKNLSAEIDKLKTLLSQKDNELHTYQQRLLQLQFGSNEGVPSPEVCGDAFSSVNKNTSSPSFQEARSDDMSKSVSELNEEIDILKSDLLKSQEHIEEMKCKVGLLENEVKDKEAKLQQSSNSVEELLQFKDLCVSYQQCISDLKQERYKIYQELIKSTAESEVSEIINKAVECVNMKETEHLPNLQNPSAFTGQQLVDEPRPTGEEYRLLTDKLKKLEIELEVIKTERNKALEKIELNVNSSLAAEHSFSAAALDSSDMNQRLSNVPEPLEIDGMPEEAIETCQRKSFVFGLHYSPLEPTDTIETVDDDDGWGWSANEARLEEEHMQKQQETFSAVDANTFMKTHVADLEKQVRELESEKTKLSEELQAAQIRNGKLLKKLKDFKLKNENLMRENQELALKTADGFCNLDSAIEEELKIQIDTLEKELKEYKNEREATKVEKESLLKQIDVLTSANERFLEMKEKQDIEVEMRERKNRELSNEIEGLHWKISELIEEKSAREAFVDNESLREKQLEISDNSKIDELEQQIAALAADNENLQMLLEEQRNLRLQIENVCRNNVSVGDQNAEIEELKLDYEKVKEQYDKACTDLNRMSADIQKYITIENEYKQCLQKLSKLEKENIMLIDENQKIVSDLNVHCREKEDFKAIAEENNGKIQELTIQKEQLEEQNLGLSNECSALRHELCSLQEHIQSLNTTLDFLKTENVSLNEKLSLQIIERKTDIENLSTNSGTKDDKQVVKLEKETETESTYLKKSILTQTLCTYMTLQELENKVETLATALNEKTSELEAFQLLLESDRNKHFISEKDLNIEIERLRNELQKQNEILQERDMKNLETSIQQTSDTENVTKVKTQMAKVIQDYEEMLAEKKQEICQLQTLLQKEEGTSLHLSHKQLEEVIAAKENDIMELQTKLLEKEQKFEECLYEKNQDVENERQRIYETERQMESLIFAKDEDIQNLRIVLAEKERTSNELLCVKEEDIKNLKIKIADKDEKIGHLTEKLHAELLKVSHLEQKVAELEQKVALHELEYQSFRLQQAETASDVSDMAQISNDNIAQEMAEGKQNELDVALYMLHQRDVRCDELTLELMQLLEERDTLQLRLSNALKVNEDLRNKLGKISATSTPVRSVSLSSPHHSLLSGAASLDQSELVQVGQTPVPPQSEEAKEDLQALADKLSQLHSVDYRRDVTLKDESEQRHSEQIQLLQHRGSGIVLDASYTLSRDVQSPSTVLLNWIRGRSTPKVMHI
- the LOC126253197 gene encoding protein lava lamp-like isoform X1, yielding MWWSESSDPPGDQTQAPAQNMEVKELQDQFEQQQTLIAQLKEMLRKNEQQLVTKEKEVEEYATKLSGIKSRVSKRGRAKAEKTEATVSESVPDAVQQDVATADAKDEELKSIGKRKVQRGNLILLRKQLEENRIKCEQRNKEVTKNKRGIEEMVEHLRSQLEEREQTIQELKGEFNTRLLAAASLTHTVPTAEVTQSFEIPEGMSPEHQIQELHSQISLRDNRITELNGKIIELENTIIDLQENLKEKDSVIEARTKAITLMSEDLSRKSKATLDTLDETREEMRIMQQNFVALEANMKREKEDLNKQLEAKNKRLQQMEDRNKMLESTRFELSTRNAELQEKVVLLQSELQKQSEENHLTDNVRALEEALEEANNEISSLKSVIHENKIQQSNEDIELLHQRIAELEEDKGNLQLHLVDFDDLKGSEDLWKQKVIELEDRVKQQNLDLDSHLHALSLIESEKLDLIQALQEKSHATNSLEAKVADLQQIISETENCKVTAELKAVELEEQVDMLLKQKDDLASELENMKTALVQFHNQPLKNDEQFSNQFHEKHEKWDVQELSEKEEKDSSNLEISLKPLESELEHARKTIAEQREIISELNEKLRQREEEMELQLEIISKLENLGDQVQEREESNDDGNKISEIVKELGEMAGDLNEWKKRCSEVEDRLEQLGNEKVQLERHLEDVINENQVISTQLRFQKEISEELEAKLSEQYRILATRDEAINKLKDKVKEQQKALESKDVALLDVSQKLQELEQEVDKQHQELAAELMCRTQELEKVNSEYLELKLAFNDKEQELNSLNIRMQNLSVQVDYVINRIGLGSIDVNNSICGKLEVALSVIGEKCVGLISENQMLIGTTEQNNTALKEMSEKLSYMEKVAAEFEENFEIQKKKDDELSNVKEDLARKLDELSNKDKTISELEQKITEQISKNKKLAKCLKAKAVVVRNYEEKEKLWEAANQSKEQEAAIGKSLQENISAQQESEILSLHKQLQEKDDDLRKYSHKCSELENEISNLTQTCAELQQQLQLVSEERNNTSCIMQEMSAEMKEREEKINSLMKDINKLQEELTAKDILKNELTEENKNILMKRVELENELVELHGKLSLMETDATKKSNEVETLIKVNVEKDAKLSDLQLQLERLSSLEESAAQKNARIADLEEQISSMSENYRMTSSAMEAKLQEREAYLEALEQELTKSRERAAHLEEGLCNMEERRRSLEVKFETLRDMLMEADRKKEEVEESEEILEAQISNLMRSVETFKKRLYETEEENGDLSRRICEMKDENESLQKYLLSAEMTTKSLQKDVERLSSFEVSYTAALEKIESLEIELKQSATEYAHNLKARSEQENIHRETLESDLKSLSHQLEISENEKRYINEQLEKLNDVKVTLEDEIESLNENLRLASSRISELEEERKFNSSADNQPSERSTVSQLFTDHQKIQQETDPVVTDDEKYNDSKLCKEEYIKNLSAEIDKLKTLLSQKDNELHTYQQRLLQLQFGSNEGVPSPEVCGDAFSSVNKNTSSPSFQEARSDDMSKSVSELNEEIDILKSDLLKSQEHIEEMKCKVGLLENEVKDKEAKLQQSSNSVEELLQFKDLCVSYQQCISDLKQERYKIYQELIKSTAESEVSEIINKAVECVNMKETEHLPNLQNPSAFTGQQLVDEPRPTGEEYRLLTDKLKKLEIELEVIKTERNKALEKIELNVNSSLAAEHSFSAAALDSSDMNQRLSNVPEPLEIDGMPEEAIETCQRKSFVFGLHYSPLEPTDTIETVDDDDGWGWSANEARLEEEHMQKQQETFSAVDANTFMKTHVADLEKQVRELESEKTKLSEELQAAQIRNGKLLKKLKDFKLKNENLMRENQELALKTADGFCNLDSAIEEELKIQIDTLEKELKEYKNEREATKVEKESLLKQIDVLTSANERFLEMKEKQDIEVEMRERKNRELSNEIEGLHWKISELIEEKSAREAFVDNESLREKQLEISDNSKIDELEQQIAALAADNENLQMLLEEQRNLRLQIENVCRNNVSVGDQNAEIEELKLDYEKVKEQYDKACTDLNRMSADIQKYITIENEYKQCLQKLSKLEKENIMLIDENQKIVSDLNVHCREKEDFKAIAEENNGKIQELTIQKEQLEEQNLGLSNECSALRHELCSLQEHIQSLNTTLDFLKTENVSLNEKLSLQIIERKTDIENLSTNSGTKDDKQVVKLEKETETESTYLKKSILTQTLCTYMTLQELENKVETLATALNEKTSELEAFQLLLESDRNKHFISEKDLNIEIERLRNELQKQNEILQERDMKNLETSIQQTSDTENVTKVKTQMAKVIQDYEEMLAEKKQEICQLQTLLQKEEGTSLHLSHKQLEEVIAAKENDIMELQTKLLEKEQKFEECLYEKNQDVENERQRIYETERQMESLIFAKDEDIQNLRIVLAEKERTSNELLCVKEEDIKNLKIKIADKDEKIGHLTEKLHAELLKVSHLEQKVAELEQKVALHELEYQSFRLQQAETASDVSDMAQISNDNIAQEMAEGKQNELDVALYMLHQRDVRCDELTLELMQLLEERDTLQLRLSNALKVNEDLRNKLGKISATSTPVRSVSLSSPHHSLLSGAASLDQSELVQVGQTPVPPQSEEAKEDLQALADKLSQLHSVDYRRDVTLKDESEQRHSEQIQLLQHRGSGIVLDASYTLSRDVQSPSTVLLNWIRGRSTPKVMHI